GAGCGGGCGTCATAGCAGGAGGGGTGTGACGATGGAAGCGCTTTTCTCAAAGATCGAGCCTGATTGCTCCCTCCCCTTGCAGCCGGTTGCGAATCGACGAAATGAGCCGCTGAGCGGACGAACTCCGTGACTGAACGCTCGCGATCTCTGCCGGTGACCCGCCTAGGCTTTGACTTCGGGCGTCAATTCTTCCCCTCTACTCTTTCGAGGTCGCCCCACAAGGGATCCAACCGACTCTGCGTCTCTATAACGTCTCGCTTGGCAGATTGCCCTGCCGAACCTTCTCACCACCTCCCATCGACCTCCTATCTCTATGGCCAAATCCACAAGCGCTCCGAAGTTTGACATGGACGTCGTAAACAAAAAGGAAGCGGCGAACATCCTCAAGACGTCCCGCCAGCGTGGGTCCCGTACGTCCAAGTACACGCCGGTCTACGAGAGCATCTCCGACCTGAAGAGCGGCGACTTCCTCGTCCTTCGCTCACTCGAGAAGAGCTCGAAGCTGGGCATCTACCAGGGCGTCAAGCGGAACTTCGGCGACGACATCAAGATGGCGTCGGCCCGGGATCAGGACGCCGACGGAGAGCACTACACCGTCGTGATCGGGAAGGCGACCGATCATGACGAGATGCGCGAGATGGCGAAGCGCGGCTGAGCGCCTAGGGCGCGCCCGGGTCTCCACCCCGACCCGGGTGCGTCTCGTAGAAGGGGTTCTCCGATGGCCGGTCGACGCCCCGATACATGCGGGCCATTCGGACGTAGTGTGCCGCGTTGGCCCGGTTCCGGCCCACCTCCGCCTCGGTCAGCCCGCGAACGACTCGGGCCGGTGATCCGAGAACGAGCGACCCGGGAGGAACCTCCGTGCCTCCGGTGACGAGGGCACCGGCACCGACGAGGGACCCGGCACCGATGACGGACCCATCGAGGAGGATCGCGCCCATCCCGATCAGGACGTCGTCCTCAACAGTGCAGCCGTGGACGACGGCGTTGTGGCCGATGGTCACGCCGGCGCCGACGTCGCACGGGTGCGTCCCCCGAGAGACGTGGACGGTCGCGTTGTCCTGGACGTTCGATCCGGAGCCGATCCGGATCCAGTGGACGTCGCCGCGGAGCGAGGCGCCGAACCAGACGCTGGCGCCGTCGCCGAGCGTCACGTCGCCGACGACGGCGGCGGTGTCGGAGATGTAGACGCCGTCACCGAGGCGGGGCGAACGGCCGAGGAAGGAGTCGGTCATCGGGACAAGGACGGGAGGAATGGAAGCTCTGACGAGCGGGGCCGGGCTGCCATGGATCCGGAGACTCAGGGGTTCCCCCGGGGCCAATGACGAACCGCTGCGGCCCGCGTCGCGTACGCCGCTCACCCCCGTCGCCATGCCTGACATCGTCCTCTCACGCCCCCACGCCCTCGGACTCGACGCCGCTCGCCGCGCCGTGGACGAGGTGGCCGGCCGGCTCCGAGAGGAGTTCGGCGTGTCGACTCGCCGCGAGGGCGAAACGGTCTTCGTCGAGGGGCGCGGCGTGACGGGTCATCTCGAGGCGGGCCCGCACGACCTCCGCGTCGTGGCCACGCTCGGTCTTCGAGCGCGACCGTTCAAGCGGCTGCTGAAGCGCGAGATCGAGGCCGAACTCGACCGCCTCGCCCCCCTCTCCTGACCCCTGCTCCCATGTCTACCACCGTCCGCCGGTTCGTCCTCGACCGCCTGTACCCCTCCGTCCTCGACGGCGTGCCCGGGCTCGGAACGCCCGAGGCGCGCGCGGCCGACGCCCGACTCGGAGGGGGCTCCCTCGACGAGCAGGTCGACCGTCTCGTCCGCCGTCACGTCGCGCTGTCGGCCTCGGCCGGGTTCGTGAGCGGCCTCGGCGGGTGGCTGACATTGCCCGTCGTGCTCCCGGCCAACCTCGCCGCGGTCGCGTCGGTCCAGCTCCACATGGCCGCGTCGATCGCGGCCCTCGCCGGACACGACCCGCGTCTCCCAGCGACTCGGGAACGGGTTCTGTCCTGCCTCGTGGGGTCCGGCCCCGCGGATCCGGCCCGCGACCCCGAGCAGGAGACGATCGACCGCGTCGGCCTCAAGCTGGCCGAGCGTGGGCTCAACCTCGTCGTCTCGAGCACCGTCGGGGCGGCGAAGTGGGGCGCGAAGAAGGTCGTCAGCGGCCAGGTCAAGCGGAAGTTCCTCCGCGGCATCCCGCTCGTCGGCGGCTTCATCGGCGCCGCGTCCGACGGCTACGTCACGCTGAAGGTGGCCGAGGCCGCCCGCGGCGAGTTCTTTGGCGGCATCGAGGAGCCCGACGCACCCGGCTTCCCGCCGTCGTCCGGCGACGGCCTCCCCTCCGGCATCGTCCCTTCGCCCACCGGCGAGGAGGCGTAGCCCCTCCCCTCTCTCTTAGCCACTCCCCTCTTCCATGGACAACATCCCCAACGAGACTGAGGCCGCCGAGGTGGCCGCGACGGTCGACGACCTCGAGCGTGGGCTCGCACAGATCCCACTCTCCAAGGCCATCAACAAGATCGACGACTGGAAACGCAAGATCGAGCAGACCGAGCGGGAGGACCTTCGCCCCATCGCGGCGGGCCTCGGCGAACTCCACCAGTCGCTCGTCGGCGAGGCCATCAACGGCGCCCGAATCGGGGCCATCCTCGTCCGCCTCGGCGAGCAGACCGAGGCGGCCGAGGTGTCCGAGGCGACGACGGGGGACACGACGGAGGACCTCGAGCGGTCGCTGAAGCGGCTCGGCTCGCTCCTCCGCCACGCCGGCGGCGCCATCGGCGGCGCCACGGCCGACGCCACCACCGACGAAACCGCAGAGGCATGAGAGGCTCCACCCCCGACACCGGCCGCGTCACGCTGGAGCAGACCGAGGCGGCGCTCGACGGCCCGATCACGGCGCTCACGCCCTCCGCTGCGCTCGGCATCCTCGACCACTGGCGTACCGCCTGTCTCGACGAGGACCAGCTCGACCTGAGCGGCGTCGCCGCCGGCCTCGACGATCTCCGCGGGCTCCTCGCGGGCGACCGCCTCGACGGCCGCGCCATCGCCGACGCGATCGCGGGCCTCGCCGAGGCCACGCGGGAAGCCGCCGCTGCGGCCCCCGACGAGCGCGTCCAGCCCCGCCTCGAGCGGATCGCGACGAACCTCGACCGGGCCGCGACCGCGCTCGGCGCCTAGCCGCCGTCCTTTCCTTCCCCATCTCTTTCCTTCCAGCTATGGCCTCCGACGACACCCGCCCCGACCAGATCGAGGGCATCTCCACCGAGACCGGCGACACGCCCGGCGACCCCGAACTCCGCACGGTCAACGCGGCCCCCGACCTCTCGGACGACTCCCCTGACAGCGACGCCGAGGTGGCGGACGACGTCAACGACGTCCCGGGGGATGAGACGCCGGGCACCGCGCTCAACCCGCACTAGACAGGTCACCTGAACGCCTCTCGTCCAGAACGGCTGGCGGCCTCGGTCGCCGGCCGTTCGTGCGTTTAGGCGCCGTAGCGGATGGAGACGACCGTGAGTGGGGTCTCGCCGGCCGGCGTCTTCAGCGTGACCGTGTCCCCCGCCTTCGCGCCCGTCAACGCTCGGGCATATGGGGACGTGAACGCGACCGCGTCCTCGGCCGTCCCAGCCTCGTCGACGCCGACGATCCGGACCGTCCGCTCCTCGCCGTCTGCGTCGCGGACGACCACGGTCGCCCCGAACCGGATGTCGGACCGGCCGATCTTGGCGGGGTCCACCACTTGACTCCGTGCGATCCGCTCCACGAGTTGGCCGAGGAGGCCCGTCAGAAGTTCGCGCTCGCGGGACGCGTCCGGGTCTTCCGCATCGATCTCGGCACGGCTGCGTTCGAGGGCGGCCTTCTCCGCCCGGAGCGCCGCCAGCCCTGCGGGCGTGACGTAGTTCGGGACGCCGGCCGGGAGCGGCGGGCGCGGAGGGATAACGATGGGGACCTCAGGGGCTCCTTCCTTGACAAAGGCTCGGCTCAAAACGGGGTGGGATAGGAGACAAAAAAGGCGCCCCCCGGAAACCCGGAGGACGCCTCGTACGAGAAGACCGTCGGCCTACATCTCGGGCTCGCCGGGCTCGTCGATGACCTCGCCGTCGCCGATGACGTCCTCCTGGTCGCCGACCGGAGCGCCGTCCTCGATGGCCTCGTCAACCTCTTCGGCAGCCTCGTCGTACTGCTCCTCGATGGCGTCGCCGGTGTCGTCCATACCGGCGTCCTCGTAGGCCTCGTCGATGGCCTCGCCCTGGTCCTCGATCGCGTCAGCCTCTTCGGACTGGCAACCAACGAGGGCGAGAGGGGCCGCGAGGGCGAGCGTAAGAATGAATGCGCGCATGACTCTGGGTGTGGGTGAGTGGGTGAGGGCTGGCCGCGCGAGCGATAGCGCGGACCAACCTGGGTCGGCGAGGGTGCTCGCCGACGCGAGGCCCGAGGGCCTCGAAGGGTTTGGACAGGAGAATCCCCATGCGGTTCCAAGGAGCCGCCCCACATGTCCGACAAACAAGCGGGGCGCCCCGAATGGGACGCCCCGCAAGACGGGTCGGGAGACCTTGACTTACATCGTCGTGCTTTCGTAGGCGCCGTACTCGTCCTCGGTGAGGTAGCCGTCACCGTCGGTATCGTAGGTCCCGAAATCGGTGTCGCCGATGCCAGTGTCGTACTCGGCTTCCGAGAGCCGACCGTCGGCGTCGGTGTCGTAGGAGGTGAAGCCGTCGCCGAGAACGTCAGCGTCGGGCTCCCCGGGCTCGTCGATGATCTCGCCGTCGCCGATCACGTCTTCGCGGTCACCGACGGGGGCGCCCTCTTCGTAGGCCTCCTCCTGTGGGCTGTCGGCGCAGGCGGCGAGACCGAGTGGGAGGGAGAGAGCGAGAGCAAGAATGAATGCGCGCATGGGAGTGCGGGGCGGGTGGGTGAGCGCCCTTGGACGACCGCCCGGTCCGCCCGTTCGGACGTCGCGCGCGACTGGGAGGGGCCCCGGCGATCGTCTAAGGGCGATCCCTATCCCTCCGCTGACCTTTTGAGGTCGGCCAAGGCCATCAAGGCCTCGATCGGCGTCATCCGCTCGGGCTCCAGCGCATGGAGCCGGTCCAAAACCTCCGTCGCGATGGGGTCGGGAGCGGCGAGTGCGACGGGGACCGCCTCGGCGTCCGGAAGCGCGGAGACCCGTGGGCGTGCGGTCGCCGGCATCCCGTCGCCGGATGCGTCTGTCGGCTCGCCGTGGACACCGACCTCGGCCGCCACGTCGTGCGCCTCGAGGTGACGGAGGACGCTCTTCGCCCGCGCCACCACCGAGGTGGGCAGGCCCGCCATCCGGGCGACCTCGATGCCATAGCTGTGGTCGGCGCCGCCTGGCACGAGCGTCCGCAGGAACACGACCTTCCCCTCGTGCTCGCGCACCCGGACCGAGTAGCTCTTGACGCGCGGGAGCCGCTCGCTGAGCGCGTCGAGCTCGTGGTAGTGGGTCGCGAACAGCGTCCGCGCCGCGCGGCCAGGCGTCTCGTGGAGGTGCTCCACGATGGCCCATGCGAGGCTGAGACCATCGAACGTGCTCGTGCCCCGTCCCACCTCGTCGAGCAGGATGAGCGACCGGGCCGTCGCGTTGTTGAGGATGTTCGCCGTCTCGTTCATTTCGACGAGGAACGTCGACTCGCCCGCGGCCAGGTTGTCGCTCGCCCCGACGCGGGTGAACAGCGCGTCGACCACGCCGACGCGCGCGCGCCGCGCCGGCACGAACGCGCCGACCTGCGCCAGGAGCACGATGAGCGCCGTCTGCCGGAGCACGACGCTCTTGCCGGCCATGTTCGGCCCGGTGATGAGCAGGATCTGACCGGCCTCGTCGGCCGCCTCCGCCTCATCGCCAATGGGCGCCGCGAGGCGGACCGAGTTGGGAATGAACGCCTCCCCCGCCGGCAACATTCGCTCGACGACCGGGTGCCGGCCCTCCTCGACGTCCAGCACCGCCGAGTCGTCGACTTCGGGCCGGACGTAGCCGTTCCGCTCGGCAACCTCGGCGAACCCGCAGACCACGTCGAGCGCCGCGAGCGCGCGGGCGTTCGTCTGGATTGGCTCGACCGCCTCGGCCACCCGCTGGCGGAGCCCATCGACCAGCCGCGTCTCGATCTCGACGATCTTCTCCTGCGCCGTGAGGATCGTCTCCTCGTACTCCTTCAGCTCGGGCGTGATGTAGCGCTCGGCGTTGACGAGCGTCTGCTTGCGAATCCACTCGTCCGGCGCCTTCTCCTTGTGGGCGTTCGTGACCTCGAGGTAGTACCCGAACACCTTGTTGTAGCCGACCTTGAGGCTCGGGATGCCGGTCCGCTTCGACTCGCGTGCCTGGAGCTCCGTCAGATACTCCTTGCCGGAGCCGGCGACGTCGCGGAGCCGGTCGAGTTCGTCGTCGTGGCCGGGGCGGATGGTGCCGCCGGCCGAGATCTGGGCCGGCGGCTCGTCCACGAGCGCCTCGGCGATGTCGCGGGCCGTGTCGTCGCAGGGCGCGAGGCGGCCGTGGAGCCGGTCGAGCAGGCCGGCCTCTTCCCCGTCGAGGAGATCCTGGATGGGCGGGACACGACGGAGCGTCTGTCCCAGCGCCACGAGGTCGCGCGGCGTGGCCCGGCCGGTGCAGACCTTCCCCGCCAGCCGTTCGAGATCGCCGACGTGGCGGAGCTCTTCGCGCAGCGACCGCCGGAGCCGCGGTGAGGTGAACAGGGCGTCGACGGCGTCGAGCCGCTGGCGGATACGGCCGACGTCGCGGAGCGGGCGGACGAGCCACTGGCGCAGGAGCCTCCCCCCCATCGGCGTCAGCGTCGCGTCGAGGACGCCGACGAGCGAGCCGTCGCGCCGGCCGTCCTGCATCGAGGCGACCAGTTCGAGGTTCCGCTTCGTGGCCGGGTCGAGCGCGATGTGGTCCTCGGCACGGTACCGCTGGAGCCGGCGGACGTGCGGGATCCGCCCTTTTTGGGTTTCTCCCAGGTAGTAGAGCGCGGCGCCCGCCGCCGTCACGCCGACCGTCATCCCGTCGACGCCGAAGCCCTTGAGGCTGTGCGTCTGGAAGTGGCGGAGGAGCGTTTCCGTGGCGAAGTCGAGTCCGAAGACCCAGTCCTCCTCCTTGGTGATG
This sequence is a window from Rubrivirga marina. Protein-coding genes within it:
- a CDS encoding GreA/GreB family elongation factor, translated to MSRAFVKEGAPEVPIVIPPRPPLPAGVPNYVTPAGLAALRAEKAALERSRAEIDAEDPDASRERELLTGLLGQLVERIARSQVVDPAKIGRSDIRFGATVVVRDADGEERTVRIVGVDEAGTAEDAVAFTSPYARALTGAKAGDTVTLKTPAGETPLTVVSIRYGA
- the mutS gene encoding DNA mismatch repair protein MutS is translated as MRQYWKIKDRHPGAILLFRMGDFYETFEDDAVLVADVLGITLTKRGNGAAEDTPLAGFPHHALDQHLPKLVQAGHRVAVCEQLEDPKYARKIVKRGVVEVVTPGVTFRDPLLDAKRSTYLAAVAWGEGRDTGTVGVAFADASTGEFFLTEAEAGRLGGLLQTIAPSEVVVDKRHVDRLREAMRAVQGGEPPFAITKEEDWVFGLDFATETLLRHFQTHSLKGFGVDGMTVGVTAAGAALYYLGETQKGRIPHVRRLQRYRAEDHIALDPATKRNLELVASMQDGRRDGSLVGVLDATLTPMGGRLLRQWLVRPLRDVGRIRQRLDAVDALFTSPRLRRSLREELRHVGDLERLAGKVCTGRATPRDLVALGQTLRRVPPIQDLLDGEEAGLLDRLHGRLAPCDDTARDIAEALVDEPPAQISAGGTIRPGHDDELDRLRDVAGSGKEYLTELQARESKRTGIPSLKVGYNKVFGYYLEVTNAHKEKAPDEWIRKQTLVNAERYITPELKEYEETILTAQEKIVEIETRLVDGLRQRVAEAVEPIQTNARALAALDVVCGFAEVAERNGYVRPEVDDSAVLDVEEGRHPVVERMLPAGEAFIPNSVRLAAPIGDEAEAADEAGQILLITGPNMAGKSVVLRQTALIVLLAQVGAFVPARRARVGVVDALFTRVGASDNLAAGESTFLVEMNETANILNNATARSLILLDEVGRGTSTFDGLSLAWAIVEHLHETPGRAARTLFATHYHELDALSERLPRVKSYSVRVREHEGKVVFLRTLVPGGADHSYGIEVARMAGLPTSVVARAKSVLRHLEAHDVAAEVGVHGEPTDASGDGMPATARPRVSALPDAEAVPVALAAPDPIATEVLDRLHALEPERMTPIEALMALADLKRSAEG
- a CDS encoding EcsC family protein, whose product is MSTTVRRFVLDRLYPSVLDGVPGLGTPEARAADARLGGGSLDEQVDRLVRRHVALSASAGFVSGLGGWLTLPVVLPANLAAVASVQLHMAASIAALAGHDPRLPATRERVLSCLVGSGPADPARDPEQETIDRVGLKLAERGLNLVVSSTVGAAKWGAKKVVSGQVKRKFLRGIPLVGGFIGAASDGYVTLKVAEAARGEFFGGIEEPDAPGFPPSSGDGLPSGIVPSPTGEEA
- a CDS encoding gamma carbonic anhydrase family protein, encoding MTDSFLGRSPRLGDGVYISDTAAVVGDVTLGDGASVWFGASLRGDVHWIRIGSGSNVQDNATVHVSRGTHPCDVGAGVTIGHNAVVHGCTVEDDVLIGMGAILLDGSVIGAGSLVGAGALVTGGTEVPPGSLVLGSPARVVRGLTEAEVGRNRANAAHYVRMARMYRGVDRPSENPFYETHPGRGGDPGAP
- a CDS encoding polyhydroxyalkanoic acid system family protein gives rise to the protein MPDIVLSRPHALGLDAARRAVDEVAGRLREEFGVSTRREGETVFVEGRGVTGHLEAGPHDLRVVATLGLRARPFKRLLKREIEAELDRLAPLS